One genomic window of Cetobacterium somerae ATCC BAA-474 includes the following:
- a CDS encoding DUF4402 domain-containing protein produces MKKLLILLSLTTAMTAFGNNNTNPANMNVSATIMETLTVRVDQPAEFGKIAKGTSGNTAIGRFSVKGQGNNQAKITISGLTNNGKLTLRNISGATISADVDHTEETLSLKHDEFVAATPIRFTLNVPDNQQTGLYEGNVTIQARYN; encoded by the coding sequence ATGAAAAAATTATTAATACTTTTATCTTTAACTACAGCTATGACAGCTTTTGGAAACAACAATACAAATCCTGCTAATATGAATGTATCTGCTACTATTATGGAAACTTTAACAGTTAGGGTTGATCAACCTGCTGAATTTGGAAAAATTGCTAAAGGAACTTCTGGAAATACTGCTATTGGAAGATTTTCTGTAAAAGGTCAGGGAAACAATCAAGCTAAAATTACAATTTCCGGATTAACAAATAATGGTAAATTAACTCTAAGAAATATAAGTGGAGCAACTATTTCGGCAGATGTTGATCATACTGAAGAGACTTTATCTCTTAAACATGACGAATTTGTTGCTGCAACTCCAATTAGATTCACTTTAAATGTTCCAGATAATCAACAAACTGGATTATACGAAGGAAATGTTACAATCCAAGCAAGATATAACTAA
- a CDS encoding uracil-xanthine permease family protein produces the protein MQRNKSPYDLNGVPDLNTAIPLGLQHIMAMFMGNITPIIIVAGILGFAQDIKINLIQATILVAGLNTLVQVYTLGPMGAKLPVVVGTNFSFAPVAISVASKFGYEGVLGAALIGGIFEAFLGFHMKRIRKFFPPIVTGTVILAIGLYLLPVGINSFAGGYGAPDFASKENLILGTIVLAVVIFFKEFTKGVTSSGAIFIGTIVGTVIAFLMGKIDITPLLQADIVSVPRPFSFGYSFHIEAIIPMVMMFVVSAIETMGDMSGITMGGAKRELKDSELKGGIICDGIGSAFATIFSVLPTTSFSQNTGIIAMTGVMSRFVVGIGAMFLVVSAFIPKVAAAFTLVPQSVIGGSLVMIFSMISISGINLINQEPLEGRNAVILAVSLGLGYGIGLVPGVIEAFPESIRYIFTDSGFVVAGTLAVVMNLILPKKNEKVEVSVA, from the coding sequence ATGCAGAGAAACAAATCACCTTATGACTTAAATGGAGTGCCAGATTTAAATACGGCGATTCCTTTAGGTTTACAACACATTATGGCAATGTTTATGGGGAATATAACTCCTATAATAATAGTTGCTGGAATACTTGGGTTTGCTCAAGATATAAAAATAAACTTAATACAAGCAACAATACTTGTAGCGGGATTAAATACTTTGGTACAGGTTTACACATTAGGACCTATGGGAGCTAAACTGCCCGTAGTTGTAGGAACAAACTTTTCTTTTGCACCGGTAGCTATATCGGTAGCTAGCAAATTTGGATATGAAGGGGTTTTAGGAGCAGCATTAATAGGAGGAATTTTCGAAGCTTTTCTAGGGTTTCATATGAAGAGAATAAGAAAATTTTTTCCACCAATAGTTACAGGAACTGTAATATTAGCTATAGGATTATACCTTTTACCAGTTGGAATAAATAGTTTTGCTGGAGGATATGGAGCACCTGATTTTGCATCGAAAGAGAATCTAATTTTGGGAACAATAGTTTTAGCAGTAGTAATATTTTTTAAGGAGTTTACAAAGGGTGTAACAAGTTCAGGAGCGATTTTTATAGGAACTATAGTGGGGACAGTAATAGCCTTTTTAATGGGAAAGATAGATATAACTCCACTTTTACAAGCAGATATAGTAAGTGTACCGAGACCATTTTCTTTTGGGTATTCATTTCATATAGAGGCAATTATCCCTATGGTGATGATGTTTGTAGTGTCTGCTATAGAGACGATGGGAGATATGTCAGGAATTACAATGGGTGGCGCTAAGAGAGAATTGAAAGATAGTGAGCTTAAAGGTGGAATAATATGTGATGGAATAGGGAGTGCATTTGCAACTATATTTTCAGTATTGCCAACAACATCATTTAGTCAAAATACAGGTATAATTGCTATGACAGGAGTAATGAGTCGATTTGTTGTAGGGATAGGAGCAATGTTTTTAGTAGTAAGTGCATTTATACCAAAGGTTGCAGCAGCTTTTACATTAGTTCCTCAAAGTGTTATAGGTGGAAGTTTGGTGATGATTTTTTCTATGATTTCAATTAGTGGAATAAATCTTATAAATCAAGAACCACTAGAAGGAAGAAATGCAGTTATATTAGCAGTTTCGCTGGGACTAGGGTATGGAATAGGATTAGTTCCAGGAGTAATTGAGGCATTCCCTGAAAGTATAAGATATATATTTACAGATTCAGGATTTGTTGTAGCTGGAACTTTAGCAGTTGTGATGAACCTGATATTACCTAAGAAAAATGAAAAAGTAGAGGTATCTGTAGCATAA
- a CDS encoding YebC/PmpR family DNA-binding transcriptional regulator, which yields MAGHSKWSNIKHRKGAQDAKRGKLFTKLGKELTIAAKEAGGDPNFNPRLRLAIDKAKAANMPKDNLERAIKKGTGELDGVDYMEIRYEGYGPEGTAFIVEVVTDNKNRSASEVRATFSRRNGNLGTDGAVSWMFQRKGEIIVAAEGVDADELMMAALEAGAEDVKEEDGEFTVLTDSADCNAVAEELKKAGYNVTEAEVAMIPDNKVQITDLETAKKVMALYEGLDDLDDVNDVYSNFDISDELLEQL from the coding sequence GTGGCAGGACATAGTAAATGGTCTAATATAAAGCATAGAAAAGGTGCTCAAGACGCTAAAAGAGGAAAGCTATTCACAAAATTAGGAAAAGAGTTAACAATCGCAGCGAAGGAAGCTGGAGGAGATCCAAACTTTAATCCTAGATTAAGACTTGCAATAGATAAAGCAAAAGCTGCTAATATGCCAAAAGATAACCTTGAGAGAGCTATTAAAAAAGGTACTGGTGAACTTGATGGTGTAGATTATATGGAAATTAGATATGAAGGGTATGGTCCAGAAGGGACAGCTTTCATAGTTGAAGTTGTAACAGATAATAAAAATAGATCAGCTTCAGAAGTTAGAGCAACTTTTTCTAGAAGAAATGGAAATTTAGGAACAGATGGAGCTGTATCTTGGATGTTCCAAAGAAAGGGAGAAATCATAGTTGCAGCTGAAGGTGTAGATGCAGATGAGCTAATGATGGCCGCTTTAGAAGCTGGAGCAGAAGATGTTAAAGAGGAAGATGGAGAGTTTACTGTTTTAACAGATTCAGCAGACTGTAATGCAGTAGCAGAAGAGTTAAAAAAAGCTGGTTATAATGTAACTGAAGCTGAAGTTGCAATGATTCCAGATAATAAAGTACAAATTACTGATTTAGAGACTGCTAAAAAGGTAATGGCATTATATGAAGGTTTAGATGATTTAGATGATGTAAATGATGTTTATTCAAACTTTGATATATCAGATGAGTTATTAGAGCAACTGTAA